The following are encoded in a window of Brevibacillus sp. DP1.3A genomic DNA:
- a CDS encoding solute carrier family 23 protein, which produces MSQKNYIDVDETPHISRLLPLSIQHLFAMFGSTVLVPILTGLDVATALLASGIGTLLFLWITKGKLPNYLGSSFAFIGPIIVVSQSHGVGTALLGCFLSGIVYIIVAGIVKKAGVKWLDRVLPPVVIASVIVVIGLSLAGVAVDMATKVTVDGQSQMSLTSIEISLITVVITVLAAVMLRGFLGLIPILIGMVSGYVYTLLRHPDLIHFQTVKDAPWVVGFGEMFTSHFKFAEVTSAMANPSAWIAALVIAPVAFVTLAEHLGHLLVTSKVMDRDLMKDPGLHRSLLGDGIATSLAAIMGGPPATTYGENIGVLAITKVYSRVVIGLAAVLAIMFAFAGKVSAFLMTIPTPVLGGVSIILFGIIAAQGLRMYVENKVNFADKRNMILAAVILVTGIGGYKISFAGTGIAFLNDLTIDNIALSTFLGIILHLILPGKESAMGEAHREEQNQ; this is translated from the coding sequence ATGAGCCAGAAAAATTACATCGATGTAGACGAAACACCACATATTTCGCGATTGCTGCCACTAAGTATTCAACATTTGTTTGCGATGTTCGGCTCGACTGTACTCGTACCGATCTTGACGGGTTTGGATGTTGCAACCGCCCTCTTGGCGAGCGGGATCGGGACACTTCTGTTCCTGTGGATCACCAAAGGAAAGCTTCCAAACTATCTCGGTTCTTCCTTCGCCTTCATTGGTCCGATTATCGTCGTGAGTCAATCGCATGGCGTAGGGACGGCACTCTTAGGCTGCTTCCTCTCCGGGATTGTGTACATCATCGTCGCCGGGATCGTGAAGAAGGCAGGAGTCAAATGGCTCGATCGGGTACTGCCACCAGTTGTCATCGCATCCGTCATCGTTGTGATCGGTCTGAGCCTAGCTGGCGTAGCAGTAGATATGGCAACGAAAGTCACTGTAGACGGTCAATCGCAGATGTCACTGACTTCGATTGAAATCTCGCTCATTACCGTGGTCATAACAGTTCTTGCAGCGGTCATGCTGCGCGGTTTCCTTGGTCTTATCCCAATCTTGATCGGAATGGTTTCAGGTTATGTATACACACTGCTGCGTCACCCTGATCTGATTCATTTTCAAACAGTGAAAGATGCTCCTTGGGTTGTTGGATTCGGTGAAATGTTTACCTCCCACTTCAAATTCGCAGAGGTGACGAGTGCAATGGCGAATCCAAGCGCATGGATCGCTGCCCTGGTTATCGCACCAGTCGCTTTCGTCACATTGGCAGAGCATCTGGGTCACTTGCTGGTAACGAGTAAAGTCATGGATCGTGATTTGATGAAAGACCCTGGACTGCACCGCAGCTTACTCGGGGACGGTATTGCAACGTCACTCGCTGCGATTATGGGCGGTCCACCTGCAACGACGTACGGTGAAAACATCGGAGTCCTTGCGATTACAAAGGTATACAGCCGCGTCGTCATCGGTTTGGCTGCGGTTCTCGCGATTATGTTCGCCTTCGCAGGTAAGGTCAGTGCCTTCTTGATGACGATCCCAACGCCGGTACTTGGCGGTGTCTCCATCATCCTGTTCGGTATCATCGCGGCACAAGGCTTGCGGATGTACGTCGAGAACAAAGTGAATTTTGCAGACAAGCGCAACATGATTCTCGCAGCGGTCATCCTCGTAACGGGAATCGGCGGATACAAAATCAGTTTTGCAGGTACAGGTATCGCTTTCCTGAACGATCTGACCATCGATAATATCGCACTCTCTACCTTCCTGGGAATCATTCTACACCTGATCCTTCCGGGAAAAGAGTCCGCGATGGGAGAAGCACACCGCGAAGAACAAAATCAATAG
- the pyrR gene encoding bifunctional pyr operon transcriptional regulator/uracil phosphoribosyltransferase PyrR — MINKSVIMDDAAIRRALTRIAHEIIERNKGVEDLIIVGIKTRGIYLAQRLVERIEMIENVKVPVGELDITFYRDDLQHKSEDAILQGSKLPDQITGKTVILVDDVLYTGRTVRAALDALIDNGRPRMIQLAVLVDRGHRELPIRPDFVGKNLPTARTEIVDVQLAEVDVMDIVSIRQLL, encoded by the coding sequence ATGATCAACAAAAGCGTCATTATGGACGATGCCGCAATTCGCCGAGCGCTTACACGAATCGCACATGAAATTATCGAGCGAAACAAAGGCGTCGAGGATCTCATTATCGTGGGTATCAAGACCAGAGGGATCTACCTCGCGCAACGCCTCGTGGAAAGAATCGAAATGATTGAGAATGTTAAGGTACCAGTCGGTGAGCTGGACATTACGTTCTATCGTGACGATCTGCAACACAAGTCCGAAGATGCCATTTTGCAAGGCTCCAAGCTCCCGGATCAAATCACAGGCAAGACTGTGATTCTGGTGGATGATGTTCTCTACACAGGAAGAACCGTGCGTGCCGCATTGGATGCACTGATTGACAACGGTCGCCCACGGATGATTCAACTGGCTGTTCTGGTTGATCGCGGTCATCGCGAGCTGCCAATCCGCCCTGATTTCGTCGGAAAAAACCTCCCAACTGCTCGAACGGAAATTGTCGATGTACAATTGGCAGAAGTGGACGTTATGGACATTGTGTCCATCCGACAGCTACTGTAA
- a CDS encoding PD40 domain-containing protein has translation MPVIRKWGKLISLFVLLVVLVTANGEAKVAAQSQLPERVNKEISVPAKIAFTSNQHLFLADGRDATGKIKQITKDGYAQIVGWSPDGKWLLFVKYKGNDNYSSPGYVWIVSADGSKAVQVDERAVFEMPKWSPKANKLAYTVNIGSNEAPRPLLIVKDVHEHGELALQSSTKADFADFAWMPDGENMLVSLPAEKNKPMTLALRTLAGKPLVAYPIAEPPKVEEGIYPWAATGLKVSPDGKAVAYFVRYNSGSLSADGVPIQWFDLTQPAKKPIVLGTGLAYPDWLAWTPNSEQLAFIDGTDRIATTNKQLKLADRAGKVNTVSPGPVVVDTYPVWIPKAPYTLLFTRGLSTPYSYDPKKVMVPEQGIWRRSAEGAEQQVTKGEANTADYYPAPSPDGKQLLFLRLDRAEHGSLFIQGIGADADKQVELIKDIAGDIGYYANYLPPWVSVYWE, from the coding sequence ATGCCTGTGATTCGAAAATGGGGGAAGCTGATCAGCCTTTTTGTCCTTTTGGTTGTACTTGTCACAGCAAACGGTGAAGCAAAGGTGGCAGCCCAAAGCCAACTGCCAGAGCGTGTGAACAAGGAGATAAGTGTTCCGGCAAAAATTGCATTTACGAGCAACCAGCATTTGTTTTTGGCAGATGGACGGGATGCAACAGGAAAGATAAAGCAAATCACCAAGGACGGCTATGCGCAGATCGTGGGTTGGTCGCCAGATGGCAAGTGGCTCCTGTTCGTGAAATACAAAGGCAACGACAATTACTCGTCGCCTGGCTACGTGTGGATCGTCAGTGCTGACGGCAGCAAAGCTGTCCAGGTAGACGAGCGAGCGGTTTTTGAAATGCCTAAATGGTCCCCGAAAGCGAACAAGCTAGCGTACACCGTGAATATCGGTAGTAATGAAGCGCCGAGACCATTGCTGATTGTAAAAGACGTCCATGAGCATGGAGAACTAGCTTTGCAAAGTTCAACGAAGGCTGATTTCGCAGATTTTGCCTGGATGCCGGATGGGGAAAACATGCTTGTTTCGCTACCTGCCGAAAAAAATAAGCCGATGACGCTAGCCTTGCGTACGCTTGCAGGTAAACCGTTGGTTGCCTACCCGATTGCAGAACCACCAAAAGTGGAGGAAGGTATCTACCCATGGGCAGCGACAGGCTTAAAAGTATCCCCGGATGGGAAGGCTGTGGCCTACTTTGTCAGGTATAACTCCGGCTCCTTGTCTGCTGATGGCGTACCTATTCAATGGTTTGATTTGACACAGCCTGCCAAAAAGCCAATAGTGCTCGGTACAGGATTGGCTTATCCTGATTGGCTTGCCTGGACACCAAATAGCGAACAGCTCGCTTTTATCGATGGCACTGACCGGATCGCCACGACTAACAAGCAGTTGAAGCTGGCGGATCGAGCAGGAAAGGTCAATACAGTCAGCCCTGGTCCAGTGGTGGTAGACACTTATCCAGTATGGATTCCAAAAGCTCCGTACACGCTGCTTTTCACTAGAGGCTTGTCTACGCCGTATTCGTATGATCCAAAAAAGGTCATGGTACCGGAACAAGGCATCTGGCGGCGGTCCGCAGAGGGAGCTGAGCAGCAGGTGACAAAAGGGGAAGCGAATACAGCGGACTACTATCCTGCGCCGTCTCCAGATGGAAAACAACTTCTTTTCTTGCGTTTGGATCGAGCGGAGCATGGCTCCCTGTTTATCCAAGGAATTGGAGCGGACGCGGACAAACAAGTCGAGCTGATCAAAGACATTGCAGGGGATATTGGTTATTATGCGAACTACTTGCCACCGTGGGTCAGCGTCTATTGGGAATAG
- the lspA gene encoding signal peptidase II has translation MLYYLIAAVIIALDQFTKYLVVKYMELGESIPLIADVFHLTSHRNMGAAFGILQNRRWFFIVITTVVVIGIVISLIRLGKKQPRASLALSLVLGGAVGNFIDRAMTGQVVDFLDFTLINFPIFNVADMAITIGVGILLLDVFLDGKKNR, from the coding sequence TTGTTGTACTATCTCATTGCGGCAGTAATTATTGCGCTTGATCAGTTTACAAAGTATTTAGTCGTGAAGTATATGGAACTGGGAGAATCCATTCCTTTGATCGCGGACGTATTTCATCTAACTTCCCATCGAAACATGGGAGCGGCGTTTGGCATCCTGCAAAATCGACGTTGGTTTTTTATTGTCATTACCACTGTCGTTGTGATTGGGATTGTCATATCCTTGATTCGTTTGGGAAAAAAACAACCTCGTGCATCGCTGGCGCTGTCATTGGTCTTGGGTGGAGCCGTCGGGAATTTCATTGATCGTGCGATGACCGGTCAAGTCGTAGATTTTCTCGATTTTACGTTGATTAACTTCCCGATCTTTAACGTGGCTGATATGGCCATCACGATTGGTGTGGGGATTTTGCTTCTCGATGTTTTTTTGGATGGGAAGAAAAACAGGTAG
- a CDS encoding VOC family protein, producing MLKRLAHVTLYVHDCEEALRFYTEKLGFEKRMDSRMDDGSRWLTVGLPGQEIEIVLHDPTHWHREEVAQEMLRQVGKNPMWVWETDDFGSTYEALRQRGVKFVSEPNEVMYGIEVVFEDLYGNRFLLLQPVFL from the coding sequence GTGCTAAAAAGATTAGCGCATGTGACGCTGTACGTTCACGATTGTGAAGAGGCATTGCGATTTTACACGGAAAAACTCGGTTTCGAAAAACGCATGGATTCTCGTATGGATGATGGCTCTCGGTGGCTCACTGTCGGTCTTCCAGGGCAGGAGATAGAGATCGTATTGCATGACCCTACCCATTGGCATCGGGAAGAAGTTGCGCAGGAAATGCTTCGTCAGGTTGGCAAAAATCCAATGTGGGTTTGGGAGACGGATGATTTTGGGTCCACATACGAAGCGCTGCGTCAACGCGGCGTGAAGTTTGTGAGTGAACCAAACGAAGTGATGTATGGCATTGAGGTTGTTTTCGAGGATCTGTATGGCAATCGTTTTTTGTTGTTGCAGCCAGTCTTCCTATGA
- a CDS encoding serine/threonine-protein kinase has translation MRIDQHILQVFLQEVQVESLSPDDPVVVHHTPYPWELVGTGNYAAVFAHPDYPKVVIKLYAPGRPGAEQEIEVYRKLGETRSFPVCYDYGEGYLVITRMNGIPLFDCVRFGIPIPPQVIEDVEEALEEARRKGLFPHDVHGKNVLMDQGRGYLIDVSDYYVNDTDTKWRDLRKAYYKVYLPFIKDRGWKIPLWMLEVVRKGYRLYKKGKRLFT, from the coding sequence ATGCGGATCGATCAGCATATATTGCAAGTTTTTTTACAGGAAGTTCAAGTGGAGAGTCTGTCGCCGGATGATCCAGTCGTAGTACACCATACGCCATACCCGTGGGAGCTGGTCGGTACCGGCAATTATGCTGCCGTATTTGCCCACCCAGACTATCCAAAGGTAGTGATCAAGCTGTACGCACCTGGAAGACCAGGAGCCGAACAGGAAATCGAAGTCTATCGCAAGCTAGGGGAGACTCGTTCCTTCCCCGTCTGTTATGATTATGGGGAAGGATACTTGGTCATTACGCGGATGAACGGCATCCCCCTGTTTGACTGTGTTCGCTTTGGTATTCCGATTCCTCCCCAGGTGATTGAAGACGTGGAGGAAGCGCTAGAAGAGGCGCGCAGGAAGGGTTTGTTTCCGCATGACGTCCATGGGAAAAATGTATTAATGGATCAGGGACGAGGTTATCTGATTGACGTATCGGATTACTATGTCAATGATACAGACACGAAATGGCGTGATTTACGCAAGGCGTATTACAAGGTGTATCTGCCATTTATCAAGGATCGTGGATGGAAAATCCCATTGTGGATGCTGGAAGTCGTGCGAAAAGGCTATCGACTGTACAAAAAAGGAAAGCGCTTGTTCACGTAG
- a CDS encoding dihydroorotase has protein sequence MGIILGNGNVLNQAGELTPMEILVEKGRITAKGETLDREGHEWIDCHGGMISAGLIDAHVHLREPGFEHKETIETGAKAAVQGGFTTVACMPNTRPSIDSVETVTYILDKASEAGMARVIPYGAITVRQLGKELTDFAGLKEAGIFALTDDGVGVQSTAMMKKAMQKAAELGIAIVAHCEDEDLLIPGAALHDGVVAARHGLPGIPSESESIHVGRDILLAEQTGVHYHVCHISAKESVRLVRDGKRAGVNVTCEVSPHHLLLCDEDIPDNLDTNWKMNPPLRSREDRAALIAGLKDGTIDMIATDHAPHTQEEKANGMNRAPFGIVGLETAFPLLYTNLVQTGELTLKKLVELLTVKPAEAFKLPYGRLEVGAPADLTVIDLETEKTIDPSTFASKGINTPFAGWACKGWPTLTLVDGKIVYQNV, from the coding sequence ATGGGAATCATCCTTGGCAACGGCAACGTACTAAATCAGGCGGGGGAACTCACCCCGATGGAAATATTGGTGGAAAAGGGAAGAATCACAGCGAAGGGGGAAACGCTCGATCGCGAGGGGCATGAATGGATCGATTGCCACGGCGGCATGATTAGCGCGGGTCTCATCGATGCCCACGTACATCTGCGTGAGCCAGGCTTTGAACATAAAGAAACGATCGAAACAGGAGCAAAAGCAGCGGTACAAGGCGGATTTACAACAGTAGCATGCATGCCGAACACACGACCGTCCATCGACAGTGTCGAGACCGTGACCTACATTTTGGACAAAGCGAGCGAGGCTGGTATGGCGCGCGTGATCCCGTATGGTGCGATTACTGTTCGCCAATTGGGAAAAGAGTTGACGGATTTTGCGGGGTTAAAAGAAGCGGGGATCTTCGCGCTGACAGATGACGGTGTGGGTGTGCAATCCACAGCGATGATGAAAAAGGCCATGCAAAAAGCAGCAGAGCTTGGTATCGCAATCGTTGCTCACTGTGAAGACGAAGACCTGTTGATCCCGGGAGCAGCTTTGCATGACGGGGTGGTAGCAGCTCGCCACGGTCTCCCTGGAATTCCATCTGAGTCAGAGTCCATCCACGTTGGCCGCGATATTTTGCTGGCAGAACAGACTGGTGTGCACTACCACGTATGCCACATCAGCGCGAAAGAGTCGGTACGTCTGGTACGCGACGGGAAACGCGCTGGCGTAAATGTAACGTGTGAAGTCAGTCCGCATCACCTCTTGCTGTGCGACGAGGATATCCCAGACAATCTGGATACGAATTGGAAAATGAACCCGCCACTGCGCTCTCGTGAGGATCGCGCTGCACTGATTGCGGGATTGAAAGACGGCACCATTGATATGATCGCCACAGACCATGCACCACACACTCAAGAGGAAAAAGCAAACGGGATGAACCGTGCACCGTTCGGAATCGTCGGACTGGAGACAGCATTCCCGCTCCTGTACACAAATCTCGTGCAAACTGGAGAGCTGACTTTGAAGAAGCTGGTTGAGCTGTTGACCGTAAAGCCAGCAGAAGCATTCAAACTGCCATACGGACGTCTGGAAGTAGGCGCGCCAGCAGACCTGACTGTGATTGATCTGGAAACCGAAAAAACAATTGACCCAAGCACATTCGCAAGTAAAGGAATCAACACACCATTTGCTGGTTGGGCATGCAAAGGCTGGCCGACCCTGACGCTGGTAGATGGGAAGATCGTATATCAAAACGTGTAA
- a CDS encoding aspartate carbamoyltransferase catalytic subunit: MKNVAHLIGLKDLSKEQIIQLLERAEYWAARPTEQADILRGRFVANLFFEASTRTRFSFEVAQKRLGAHVLNFIPETSSTVKGETVYDTIRTLEAMGVEAAVIRTKKEGLLQELAESVDMKLINAGDGTNEHPTQCLLDLLTMKRQFGKLSGLTVAIIGDLRHSRVLGSHLHALPKLGVNLLLSGPATMMPAHIPQGVKIVEMEEAVQTADVVMMLRVQLERHAESLYLSKEEYHKAHGLTLERAKMMKSSAVIMHPAPVNRGVEIHTDLVECETSLIQTQVTNGVAARMAVLETLLKGSEMTWESSLATATY; this comes from the coding sequence ATGAAAAATGTAGCGCATTTGATTGGCCTCAAAGACTTATCGAAAGAACAGATCATCCAGCTCCTCGAGCGAGCAGAGTATTGGGCTGCCAGACCAACTGAGCAGGCGGATATCCTTCGCGGACGGTTTGTCGCGAATCTGTTCTTCGAGGCCAGTACCAGAACCCGCTTCTCTTTTGAGGTAGCACAAAAGCGACTGGGCGCACATGTTTTGAACTTCATTCCGGAAACCTCCTCTACCGTAAAAGGCGAAACGGTCTATGACACGATCCGCACCTTGGAAGCAATGGGAGTGGAAGCAGCCGTTATCCGCACTAAGAAAGAAGGCCTGCTGCAAGAGTTAGCAGAAAGCGTAGACATGAAGCTGATCAACGCGGGAGATGGAACGAATGAGCACCCGACTCAATGCCTGCTCGATCTTTTGACCATGAAAAGGCAGTTTGGCAAGCTCTCTGGTCTCACGGTAGCGATCATTGGAGACCTGCGCCACAGCCGCGTGCTCGGTTCTCACCTGCACGCGCTGCCAAAGCTCGGCGTGAATCTGCTGCTCTCAGGTCCAGCTACGATGATGCCGGCACATATCCCGCAAGGTGTCAAAATCGTGGAAATGGAAGAAGCGGTTCAAACCGCAGATGTGGTCATGATGCTGCGCGTTCAGCTGGAGCGCCATGCGGAATCCCTCTATCTATCGAAGGAAGAGTATCACAAGGCACACGGGCTGACTCTGGAAAGAGCCAAAATGATGAAGTCCAGCGCAGTTATCATGCATCCGGCACCCGTCAATCGTGGGGTTGAGATTCATACCGATTTGGTAGAATGCGAAACGTCCTTGATTCAAACCCAAGTGACCAATGGAGTCGCAGCAAGAATGGCAGTTCTAGAAACTCTTTTGAAAGGGAGCGAAATGACATGGGAATCATCCTTGGCAACGGCAACGTACTAA
- a CDS encoding RluA family pseudouridine synthase, which yields MNDTQLFERYDWTVDPADKNERIDKFITLQNEDWSRSQVQAWVKEGRVTVNGEPIKNNYKLQAEDEVTLRVPPPKEMAIQPEEMSLDIVYEDSDVVVVNKPRGLVVHPAPGHYSGTLVNGLLAHCKDLSGINGVLRPGIVHRIDKDTSGLLMVAKNDKAHMGLAEQLKAHTVNRKYVAIVHGVILHEMGTIEAPIGRDPKNRQQMAVVFENSKPAVTHFIVLERFKEYTLVELKLETGRTHQIRVHMKYIGYPLAGDPKYGPKNTLELDGQALHAKTLGFIHPRTGEQLEFEAPMPKEMLDVIEVLKQA from the coding sequence ATGAATGACACGCAATTATTTGAACGTTACGATTGGACGGTAGACCCAGCGGATAAGAACGAGCGCATCGATAAATTTATCACGCTGCAAAATGAAGATTGGTCCCGTTCACAAGTGCAGGCTTGGGTGAAGGAAGGCCGTGTCACTGTTAATGGTGAACCGATCAAAAACAACTACAAGCTGCAGGCAGAGGACGAAGTGACCCTCCGTGTTCCGCCGCCAAAAGAAATGGCGATCCAGCCAGAAGAGATGTCACTTGATATTGTATACGAGGATAGCGATGTCGTGGTCGTGAATAAACCACGTGGCCTCGTTGTGCATCCTGCTCCTGGTCATTACAGTGGGACACTCGTCAATGGGCTTTTGGCACATTGCAAGGATTTGTCCGGAATCAATGGCGTTTTGCGTCCGGGAATTGTCCATCGCATTGACAAGGATACTTCCGGCCTGCTAATGGTAGCCAAAAATGACAAGGCACACATGGGGTTGGCTGAACAATTGAAAGCACATACGGTCAATCGGAAGTATGTCGCGATTGTTCATGGTGTCATCCTGCATGAAATGGGAACGATTGAAGCACCGATTGGGCGCGATCCGAAAAATCGCCAGCAAATGGCGGTCGTTTTTGAAAACAGCAAGCCGGCTGTCACGCATTTTATCGTGCTGGAACGCTTCAAGGAGTACACGTTGGTGGAATTGAAACTCGAAACAGGTCGTACCCATCAAATCCGCGTACACATGAAGTACATTGGCTATCCACTGGCGGGCGATCCGAAATACGGTCCGAAAAATACATTGGAGCTCGATGGACAAGCTCTGCATGCGAAAACACTGGGCTTCATCCATCCCCGTACAGGAGAGCAACTTGAATTCGAAGCACCAATGCCGAAGGAAATGCTTGACGTCATAGAGGTTCTCAAACAAGCGTAA
- a CDS encoding carbamoyl phosphate synthase small subunit translates to MRARLILEDGTEFIGTAFGATKESYGEVVFNTGLTGYQEVLSDPSYCGQIVTMTYPLIGNYGINRDDFEAVRPYIHGFVVREHCEAPSNWRNTNTLDELLKTYDIPGIAGIDTRMLTRKIRYHGTMKGMITTSEAPLAELVAALNGTTLMTDQVSRVSTKSVFSCPGTGHRVVLVDFGAKHGILRELTKRNCDVVVVPYNVTAEEIRRIQPDGILLSNGPGDPKDVPQAVEMIREILGEYPLFGICLGHQLFALASGADTTKMKFGHRGGNHPVKELPTGRTYITSQNHSYAVKEDSLAGTELEVTHIALNDGTIEGVRHAAKNAFSVQYHPEAAPGPYDSGYLFDQFLAMMETAKEEKTHAKTR, encoded by the coding sequence ATGCGTGCAAGATTGATCTTGGAAGATGGAACAGAATTTATCGGGACTGCATTTGGAGCGACAAAGGAGTCCTACGGTGAAGTGGTTTTCAATACAGGGCTGACTGGCTATCAGGAGGTTTTGTCCGACCCATCCTACTGCGGACAGATCGTCACCATGACATACCCGCTGATCGGAAATTACGGGATCAATCGAGACGATTTTGAAGCTGTTCGTCCATACATTCACGGCTTCGTTGTTCGCGAGCATTGCGAGGCACCGAGCAACTGGCGCAATACGAACACACTCGATGAACTGCTGAAAACATACGACATCCCGGGCATTGCCGGTATCGACACTCGGATGCTGACGAGAAAAATTCGTTACCACGGCACGATGAAGGGCATGATTACAACCAGTGAAGCCCCGTTGGCTGAATTGGTTGCTGCCCTAAACGGCACGACATTGATGACAGACCAAGTATCACGCGTTTCTACGAAAAGCGTCTTCAGCTGCCCAGGTACAGGTCATCGGGTAGTGCTGGTAGACTTTGGCGCCAAGCACGGGATTTTGCGTGAGTTGACCAAACGCAACTGCGACGTAGTCGTTGTGCCTTACAATGTGACAGCAGAAGAGATTCGCCGCATTCAGCCGGACGGGATACTCTTGTCCAATGGCCCTGGGGACCCGAAGGACGTACCGCAAGCCGTAGAAATGATTCGCGAAATCTTGGGTGAATATCCTCTGTTCGGAATTTGCCTCGGTCACCAGCTGTTTGCACTTGCATCTGGCGCTGACACGACGAAAATGAAATTCGGACACCGTGGCGGCAACCATCCGGTAAAAGAGCTGCCAACCGGACGCACATATATCACATCCCAGAACCACAGCTATGCAGTCAAAGAAGACTCATTGGCAGGCACGGAACTGGAAGTTACACATATCGCACTTAATGATGGCACCATCGAAGGCGTACGACATGCAGCGAAGAATGCATTCTCAGTACAGTACCATCCAGAAGCAGCTCCAGGACCGTATGATTCCGGCTACCTGTTCGACCAGTTTCTTGCGATGATGGAAACCGCTAAGGAGGAAAAAACTCATGCCAAAACAAGATAA